Proteins from a single region of Mytilus trossulus isolate FHL-02 chromosome 2, PNRI_Mtr1.1.1.hap1, whole genome shotgun sequence:
- the LOC134707386 gene encoding N(G),N(G)-dimethylarginine dimethylaminohydrolase 1-like isoform X2, protein MSNRYECNAFEYNFAILVRIPDSFQNSARKFDPKAEVDMEKARKEHKDLVETLKKCDVRTIELDGTEEYPECPFVDDCVVAIGNTALITRPGSKTRQGEVSEIRRYLQSQMKMTIVEIRDPDAIVEGGDVLFTGKEIFVGIGTGRRTNEKGAQAVVDAFPEYNVTPINVPGSRRLKSMLSMAGWDIIAVGSSEEALLTFKQMKSLAQYKYRILRLDSDDAANMLYVNGRLIHRSRDEIGEKSYSAIQDNLDHNGLHHEVTCQELTKSGGNLIRSVLLVLGNTLYRKIISTLP, encoded by the exons ATGTCTAACAGATATGAATGTAACGCGTTTGAATACAATTTTGCCATCTTGGTAAGAATTCCTGACAGTTTTCAGAATAGTGCAAGAAAATTTGATCCCAAGGCAGAGGTTGACATGGAAAAAGCGCGTAAAGAGCACAAAGATCTTGTGGAGACTCTAAAAAAATGTGATGTGAGAACAATTGAGCTTGATGGGACAGAAGAATACCCAGAATGTCCATTTGTTGACGACTGTGTTGTAGCTATTGGTAATACGGCCCTGATAACAAGACCTGGAAGTAAAACTAGACAAGGAGAG GTTAGTGAAATCAGACGATATTTACAGAGTCAGATGAAAATGACCATTGTGGAGATTAGAGATCCTGATGCGATTGTGGAAGGAGGAGATGTATTATTTACAG GAAAAGAGATATTTGTTGGTATTGGAACTGGTAGAAGGACCAATGAAAAGGGTGCTCAGGCTGTAGTTGATGCCTTCCCAGAATACAATGTGACACCTATAAATGTACCAGGATCTAGAAGACTCAAATCTATGCTCAGCATGGCAGGATGGGATATAATTGCTGTTGGAAGTAGTGAAGAAGCTCTTCTAACAtttaag CAAATGAAGAGTCTTGCACAGTACAAGTATCGTATATTGAGACTGGACAGTGATGATGCAGCTAATATGCTGTATGTAAATGGTAGACTTATACACAGAAGCAGAGATGAAATTGGTGAAAAAAGTTATagt GCTATACAAGATAATTTAGACCATAATGGTCTGCATCACGAAGTTACTTGTCAGGAACTTACAAAATCAGGTGGAAATCTCATCCGCAGTGTCTTGTTGGTACTAGGCAATACCCTTTATCGAAAAATTATTTCCACCTTACCTTGA
- the LOC134707392 gene encoding uncharacterized protein LOC134707392, with protein MGDNFHVTHRYVLDNDVRYMYSGSPLSMMYRNPDYPNFDMLRLKRENTSFRRNILQNQMNGTFLVPRNPALRSFSRHDVSGMVNRLQRTTIARVGVSEENLDKLRCRDDVMEPDKSGYASYRKLPKAQVDRIVERLLKSRTIMSSMKEYKAPLPLMTGLSTSYTKLANSKALHGVVPVVRV; from the coding sequence ATGGGAGACAATTTTCACGTTACACATAGATATGTCTTAGACAATGATGTACGATATATGTATAGTGGAAGTCCTTTAAGCATGATGTATAGAAATCCAGACTATCCGAACTTCGACATGCTAAggttaaaaagagaaaatacaTCATTTAGGAGAAACATcctacaaaatcaaatgaatggaACTTTCCTAGTACCAAGGAATCCAGCTCTACGATCATTCTCCCGTCATGACGTTAGTGGCATGGTCAACAGACTTCAACGAACGACCATTGCCAGGGTTGGAGTTTCGGAAGAAAACTTAGACAAATTAAGATGCAGGGATGATGTTATGGAACCTGATAAATCTGGATACGCTTCTTACAGAAAATTACCTAAAGCACAGGTGGACAGAATCGTGGAAAGATTACTCAAGAGTAGAACAATTATGAGCTCAATGAAGGAATACAAAGCACCATTACCGCTGATGACTGGCCTCTCTACCAGTTATACAAAATTAGCAAATTCTAAAGCTTTGCATGGAGTAGTGCCAGTTGTTagagtatga
- the LOC134705806 gene encoding uncharacterized protein LOC134705806 encodes MFSNVILNAVFLMLSLVTIADGYCFRVSYAGPGLIDCTTPNEVFVKNGIRYTSYEDCISCNCNNGFLNCCQLGITLGDLHPDCKAVEDVPCWEKAVMKNNENEPCPYPHGVKGR; translated from the exons ATGTTTTCCAATGTTATTTTGAACGCGGTATTTTTAATGCTGAGTCTTGTTACCATAGCAGACGGTTATTGTTTTAGGGTGTCATATGCTGGTCCAGGTCTTATAG ACTGTACTACACCCAATGAAGTCTTTGTAAAAAATGGTATACGTTATACATCATATGAGGATTGTATCAGTTGTAATTGTAACAACGGTTTCCTGAATTGTTGTCA ACTGGGAATAACTTTGGGGGATCTGCATCCAGACTGCAAAGCTGTAGAAGATGTACCGTGTTGGGAAAAGGCAGTAATGAAAAACAACGAAAACGAGCCATGTCCATATCCTCATGGGGTAAAGGGTCGTTAA
- the LOC134707386 gene encoding N(G),N(G)-dimethylarginine dimethylaminohydrolase 1-like isoform X1, whose amino-acid sequence MSNRYECNAFEYNFAILVRIPDSFQNSARKFDPKAEVDMEKARKEHKDLVETLKKCDVRTIELDGTEEYPECPFVDDCVVAIGNTALITRPGSKTRQGEVSEIRRYLQSQMKMTIVEIRDPDAIVEGGDVLFTGKEIFVGIGTGRRTNEKGAQAVVDAFPEYNVTPINVPGSRRLKSMLSMAGWDIIAVGSSEEALLTFKQMKSLAQYKYRILRLDSDDAANMLYVNGRLIHRSRDEIGEKSYSILDEKITYAKHKVGFWEISKTGGYLSSAVLLINRNKKPNSIVSNITREDTTNYSEWRAL is encoded by the exons ATGTCTAACAGATATGAATGTAACGCGTTTGAATACAATTTTGCCATCTTGGTAAGAATTCCTGACAGTTTTCAGAATAGTGCAAGAAAATTTGATCCCAAGGCAGAGGTTGACATGGAAAAAGCGCGTAAAGAGCACAAAGATCTTGTGGAGACTCTAAAAAAATGTGATGTGAGAACAATTGAGCTTGATGGGACAGAAGAATACCCAGAATGTCCATTTGTTGACGACTGTGTTGTAGCTATTGGTAATACGGCCCTGATAACAAGACCTGGAAGTAAAACTAGACAAGGAGAG GTTAGTGAAATCAGACGATATTTACAGAGTCAGATGAAAATGACCATTGTGGAGATTAGAGATCCTGATGCGATTGTGGAAGGAGGAGATGTATTATTTACAG GAAAAGAGATATTTGTTGGTATTGGAACTGGTAGAAGGACCAATGAAAAGGGTGCTCAGGCTGTAGTTGATGCCTTCCCAGAATACAATGTGACACCTATAAATGTACCAGGATCTAGAAGACTCAAATCTATGCTCAGCATGGCAGGATGGGATATAATTGCTGTTGGAAGTAGTGAAGAAGCTCTTCTAACAtttaag CAAATGAAGAGTCTTGCACAGTACAAGTATCGTATATTGAGACTGGACAGTGATGATGCAGCTAATATGCTGTATGTAAATGGTAGACTTATACACAGAAGCAGAGATGAAATTGGTGAAAAAAGTTATagt atACTGGATGAAAAGATTACATATGCCAAACACAAGGTTGGATTTTGGGAGATCAGCAAGACTGGTGGCTATTTGTCTAGTGCTGTACTACTAATAAACAGGAACAAAAAGCCTAATTCTATTGTATCTAACATTACCAGAGAGGATACAACTAATTATTCTGAATGGAGGGCTTTGTAA
- the LOC134707397 gene encoding uncharacterized protein LOC134707397 has protein sequence MFSNVILNVVFLMLSLVTIADGYCFMSYAGPGLKDCVAPNEVHVENGTRYTSYEDCISCDCNSGFLNCCQMGITLGDLHPECKVVLDGPCWEKAVMKINENEPCPYPHGGKGR, from the exons ATGTTTTCCAACGTTATTTTGAACGTAGTATTTTTAATGCTGAGTCTTGTTACCATAGCAGACGGTTATTGTTTTATGTCATATGCCGGTCCAGGTTTAAAAG ACTGTGTTGCACCAAATGAAGtccatgtagaaaatggtacaCGTTATACATCATATGAGGATTGTATCAGTTGTGATTGTAACAGCGGCTTCCTGAATTGTTGTCA AATGGGAATAACTTTGGGAGACCTACATCCAGAATgcaaggttgtattagatggaccATGCTGGGAAAAGGCTGTAATGAAAATCAATGAAAACGAGCCATGTCCATATCCTCATGGAGGAAAGGGtcgttaa